In Mobula hypostoma chromosome 24, sMobHyp1.1, whole genome shotgun sequence, a genomic segment contains:
- the s1pr4 gene encoding sphingosine 1-phosphate receptor 4, with protein sequence MKNTSECMASFVRQEASIILQHYNHTGKLEKRRLSSEGMDVIRIIFVIVSCFVVIENLLVFFAILNNRRFRSWVYYCIANITLCDLLTGTAYIVNLCLSGERTFYLSPTLWFLREGVLFFALAASTFSLLITAIERYATMIRPVPYASANKTYRVYCLIGLCWLLASLIGLLPLLGWNCVCNFDECSTLLPLYSKSYILFCIVMFIIIIIGIVALYSGIYHLVRNSAKSACSSKSRQKSVRLLKTVFMIVAAFVVCWSPLFVLLLLDVFCDSPICLKLHTMEWTITLAVVNSAINPIIYSFGSKDVRRAILRLLCFCFIKAGTPLPNFLSRSESMLGASTDSSYRLRESFRNSKLMSPKKTLPNSEGKQMIPNDVPPH encoded by the coding sequence ATGAAGAACACCAGTGAATGCATGGCTTCATTTGTCAGGCAGGAAGCAAGCATCATTCTCCAGCATTATAACCACACCGGGAAGCTGGAGAAAAGGCGACTTTCCAGTGAGGGCATGGACGTcatcagaatcattttcgtgataGTCAGTTGCTTCGTTGTTATAGAGAACCTGCTGGTCTTCTTCGCCATCCTGAATAACAGACGCTTCCGGAGCTGGGTTTACTACTGCATTGCCAACATTACCCTCTGCGACCTGTTGACTGGCACCGCCTACATCGTGAACTTGTGCCTATCCGGCGAAAGGACCTTTTACCTCTCACCTACGCTCTGGTTCCTCAGGGAAGGGGTCCTGTTCTTCGCCCTGGCCGCCTCAACGTTCAGTCTGCTTATCACAGCCATAGAGAGATACGCGACCATGATCAGACCTGTACCCTACGCTTCGGCAAACAAAACGTACCGTGTCTACTGCCTGATTGGCTTGTGCTGGCTGCTGGCTTCCCTCATCGGTCTTCTGCCGCTGCTGGGCTGGAACTGCGTGTGCAACTTTGATGAGTGCTCCACCTTGCTGCCTCTGTACTCCAAGAGCTACATCCTCTTCTGTATTGTgatgttcatcatcatcatcatcgggaTTGTGGCCCTCTACAGCGGCATCTACCACCTGGTCCGCAACAGCGCCAAGTCTGCGTGCAGTAGCAAGAGCAGGCAGAAGTCAGTGCGGTTGCTCAAGACCGTGTTCATGATCGTGGCTGCCTTCGTGGTCTGTTGGAGCCCTCTGTTTGTGCTCCTTCTTCTGGACGTCTTCTGCGACTCACCGATTTGCCTTAAGCTACACACCATGGAGTGGACTATTACCTTGGCGGTGGTCAACTCGGCCATCAACCCCATCATTTACTCCTTTGGCAGCAAGGACGTGAGGCGGGCCATCCTCAGGCTTCTGTGCTTCTGCTTTATCAAGGCCGGCACGCCCTTGCCCAACTTCCTGAGCCGCAGCGAGTCGATGCTTGGGGCCTCCACCGACAGTTCCTACAGACTGAGGGAGAGCTTCCGGAATTCAAAACTGATGAGCCCAAAGAAGACCTTGCCCAATTCAGAAGGGAAGCAAATGATTCCAAATGACGTTCCCCCGCATTAA